One segment of Rubripirellula amarantea DNA contains the following:
- a CDS encoding tetratricopeptide repeat protein: MLRLTLLTLSFSAAFLSPASAQLIFQESQQQSTGDAFAESSSVGGFLRGDNFFFNFPGGGPMLPPFAGEALGGGGGLSGGVGFAGGGVSGGLNFNFAQGSTRSFGSTSAGVTTMDGYPGSIQSGTVRPFVTSVTPIVSQLQQRADAFAAIGRQQLADLRQSQASLADRRLQSHLNRAISADSDGDYRVAIANYNRAIAASGGSLRFQLEQRVETLKNLIREERIQKRQSSVANKPQPALAPVPEPVPEPEPEPVPEQ; this comes from the coding sequence ATGCTACGCCTGACTCTGTTAACGCTGTCGTTCAGTGCTGCTTTTCTTTCGCCAGCTAGTGCACAATTAATCTTCCAAGAGTCCCAGCAACAAAGTACGGGTGACGCTTTCGCTGAATCCTCTTCGGTAGGAGGTTTCTTAAGAGGCGACAACTTCTTCTTCAACTTCCCCGGTGGCGGGCCGATGCTGCCTCCATTCGCTGGCGAAGCACTGGGTGGCGGCGGTGGCTTATCCGGCGGAGTTGGCTTTGCCGGTGGTGGTGTCTCGGGTGGACTGAACTTTAACTTCGCTCAAGGTTCAACTCGCAGTTTCGGTTCGACATCAGCGGGTGTGACCACGATGGATGGTTACCCCGGCAGCATCCAGTCCGGAACGGTCCGACCGTTCGTCACCAGCGTGACGCCGATCGTTTCGCAACTTCAACAACGTGCGGACGCGTTTGCCGCGATTGGGCGACAACAGCTTGCCGACTTGCGACAATCCCAAGCGAGCCTTGCGGACCGACGACTGCAATCCCATCTCAATCGTGCCATCAGTGCCGATAGCGATGGTGACTATCGAGTGGCGATCGCAAACTACAACCGAGCGATTGCTGCCAGTGGTGGATCGCTGCGATTCCAGCTCGAACAACGCGTCGAAACGCTGAAGAACTTGATTCGCGAGGAACGTATCCAGAAACGCCAATCCTCAGTCGCTAACAAGCCTCAGCCCGCGCTTGCCCCTGTACCAGAACCTGTACCAGAACCTGAACCTGAACCAGTCCCCGAGCAATAA
- the rnhA gene encoding ribonuclease HI, whose amino-acid sequence MKKVSLYTDGACSGNPGPGGWAFILRCDKTGKELERSDGEPESTNNKMELMAVIQGLEALSEPCSVTLYADSTYVLQGMKTWMAGWKSRGWKRKDGSKLVPVKNVELWKRLDALMSQHEIHFEHVKGHDGHVENERCDVLAVAAYQRYLKKS is encoded by the coding sequence ATGAAAAAAGTCAGTCTGTATACCGATGGCGCTTGCAGTGGAAATCCGGGGCCGGGGGGATGGGCGTTCATCTTACGATGCGACAAAACCGGAAAAGAACTTGAGCGAAGCGACGGGGAACCCGAGTCGACAAACAACAAAATGGAGTTGATGGCGGTCATTCAGGGGCTCGAAGCGCTCAGTGAGCCCTGCAGCGTCACGCTGTATGCAGATAGTACTTACGTACTTCAGGGCATGAAGACTTGGATGGCAGGTTGGAAATCACGTGGCTGGAAACGCAAAGACGGATCCAAGCTCGTACCGGTCAAGAATGTCGAATTGTGGAAGCGATTGGACGCTTTGATGAGTCAGCACGAGATCCATTTCGAGCATGTCAAGGGTCACGATGGGCACGTTGAAAATGAACGCTGTGACGTGCTTGCGGTGGCTGCCTACCAGCGGTATCTGAAAAAGTCCTAA
- a CDS encoding cryptochrome/photolyase family protein, with translation MTRIRNLIVVLGDQLNHDSSAFDDFDASCDRVWMAENQEEATHVWCHKFRLVAFFAPMRHFRDELKESGKEVIYHELPKDGRKARTSSFASLLRETLESHPIERVVMVQPGDYRVEESIRSVVDEQKVKFDKRDDRSFFCSIEQFADWADGRKSMVLEQFYRTMRKEHDVLVDADGKPEGGDWNYDSENRGKFGKGGPKDVPSLPSFRRDKITEEVIEMVNSRFADHPGKCDGFDLPVNRDQALAYLDDFVSHRLSEFGTYQDAMWSEQKFLYHSRLSNAINLHLLSPREVVDAAIVAYKEDQAPLNSVEGFIRQILGWREYVRGMYWTRMPEYGEKNALQCDESQDVPSFFWDGETKMACVADSMRLLIETAYAHHIQRLMVLGLFAQLYGVHPSKFNDWHMAMYADAIDWVSLPNALGMSQHGDGGVMATKPYCASGNYINRMSNYCKSCPYKPGEATGEDACPFTTLYWDFLDRHYDRFKKNNRMAMQLKHVERKDKKELHQIRVRAKQIREGAIEI, from the coding sequence ATGACGAGAATACGCAATTTGATCGTTGTTTTGGGGGACCAGCTCAATCACGATTCGTCGGCATTCGATGATTTCGATGCATCGTGCGACCGAGTTTGGATGGCGGAGAATCAAGAAGAGGCAACTCACGTTTGGTGCCACAAGTTTCGGTTGGTGGCTTTCTTCGCTCCGATGCGTCACTTCCGAGACGAACTGAAAGAGTCTGGCAAGGAAGTCATTTACCACGAGCTTCCCAAAGATGGCCGCAAAGCAAGGACCAGCAGTTTTGCCAGTTTGCTACGGGAAACGCTTGAATCACACCCGATCGAACGCGTCGTAATGGTCCAGCCGGGTGATTACCGCGTCGAAGAATCTATTCGGTCAGTTGTCGACGAGCAGAAGGTGAAATTCGACAAACGCGATGATCGTTCGTTCTTTTGTTCCATTGAGCAGTTTGCGGATTGGGCCGACGGGCGAAAGTCGATGGTGTTGGAGCAGTTCTATCGCACGATGCGTAAGGAACATGATGTGCTCGTCGACGCCGATGGCAAACCCGAGGGTGGTGATTGGAATTACGATTCGGAAAATCGTGGCAAGTTTGGCAAAGGTGGTCCGAAAGATGTTCCATCGTTGCCTTCATTTCGACGAGACAAGATTACCGAAGAGGTGATCGAAATGGTGAACTCGCGATTCGCCGATCACCCAGGCAAGTGTGATGGCTTTGATTTACCGGTCAACCGCGATCAGGCATTGGCCTATCTCGACGATTTCGTCTCGCATCGTTTGTCGGAGTTTGGGACGTACCAAGACGCGATGTGGTCCGAGCAGAAGTTCCTCTACCATTCGCGTCTGTCCAATGCGATCAACCTTCACTTGCTGAGTCCTCGCGAAGTCGTTGATGCGGCAATCGTCGCGTACAAAGAAGATCAGGCACCCTTGAATTCGGTCGAAGGTTTCATCCGGCAGATTCTGGGCTGGCGAGAGTACGTACGAGGAATGTATTGGACTCGCATGCCTGAATACGGCGAGAAGAACGCCTTGCAGTGCGATGAATCACAGGACGTGCCATCATTCTTCTGGGATGGTGAAACCAAAATGGCTTGCGTTGCCGATTCGATGCGGTTGTTAATTGAGACCGCTTACGCGCACCATATCCAACGTTTGATGGTGTTGGGATTGTTCGCGCAACTCTACGGCGTGCATCCGAGCAAGTTCAACGATTGGCACATGGCCATGTATGCCGACGCCATTGACTGGGTTTCGCTGCCCAACGCGCTGGGAATGAGCCAGCATGGTGACGGTGGGGTGATGGCGACGAAACCGTATTGCGCGTCGGGGAACTACATCAATCGAATGAGCAATTACTGCAAGTCGTGCCCGTATAAACCGGGGGAAGCGACGGGCGAGGACGCTTGCCCGTTCACGACTTTGTACTGGGACTTTCTCGATCGACACTACGATCGTTTTAAGAAGAACAATCGCATGGCAATGCAGCTCAAGCATGTTGAGCGGAAAGATAAAAAAGAGCTTCACCAAATTCGCGTTCGTGCAAAACAGATTCGCGAAGGTGCAATCGAGATCTAA
- a CDS encoding glutamine amidotransferase encodes MTRFALEPIYGSLALAIALVVVTVAVVLLVTPPTPDKNRRRTLMTLRLVAAGVLIVACFRPALVTTDNRPADAALIVALDVSQSMTLPDGEGGVRFKTQSKAAEQLTSGIKKLDESLSLRLLTYAGESKLVGGSESGESKFASAGSDSELLQSLVADGSSTDLDQAIVAAIAAAQGQPIAGVVMMGDGTQTAPVSGSGAARGAKTLDSLGVPLWTIPIGPAASENASRDVAIDALNDSFQMFAGNQIQIDFQVRTRGLAGIDVPIRVSWMDEQGNLDEVATRQARSDRATDLLSMSIPVMAPEPGTYRLIVQADPQDGENVTTNNRQIAFVDVREGGGRVLYIEGSLRQEYAFLRRSLRRFPDLDLTARWIPEDTRSAWPVDLQDFFKPGRFDVYIIGDLDASAISTQQWTELAKSVEAGAGLVTLGGFHTYDVGGYADSPLAAVLPIEMDAARRRAFSADVDPETQIEGAVQIRLARSHPITDLGGSTPAETWQTLPPQLGANRWIGAKVAAGVDTLLQTSNEEPLMVVGGYGRGRVASIAFDSTWRWWRAGRSEAHRRFWRQVMLWLLSRDESGGDKILLQLDSRRFTGDAAPQFNASIESLGADQQDIELVAEVIASEADQEPQPIASTRIARGESSGMAISGEVPELPPGIYKLRVRTRSARNDIEAAELAFQVIDQSLELTRPMADPVFLNQLANQTVDQGGRSFSPSEIDELLETIQARRKKAETPMVNKARLGDGPRTGWPLFIIFAAALSTEWFLRRRWNLA; translated from the coding sequence TTGACGCGGTTTGCCCTCGAACCGATCTACGGGTCTTTGGCTCTTGCGATTGCATTGGTGGTCGTGACCGTCGCCGTGGTCTTGCTCGTCACGCCGCCCACGCCGGATAAAAACCGTCGTCGGACACTGATGACCCTGCGGTTGGTCGCTGCGGGAGTTCTCATTGTCGCCTGCTTTCGACCGGCCTTGGTTACGACGGACAATCGACCTGCCGACGCGGCGTTGATCGTCGCCCTAGATGTCTCTCAAAGCATGACACTTCCCGATGGGGAAGGCGGTGTTCGCTTTAAGACTCAATCGAAGGCGGCTGAACAATTAACCTCTGGAATCAAAAAGCTTGACGAATCGCTGTCGCTTCGATTGCTGACATACGCTGGTGAATCCAAATTGGTCGGTGGTTCAGAGAGCGGCGAATCAAAGTTCGCATCAGCAGGAAGCGATTCCGAGTTGCTTCAATCACTCGTCGCCGATGGCTCGTCAACTGATTTGGACCAAGCCATCGTCGCCGCGATCGCGGCCGCCCAAGGCCAACCCATCGCGGGTGTCGTGATGATGGGCGACGGAACGCAAACGGCTCCCGTTTCAGGTAGCGGAGCCGCACGCGGCGCAAAAACGCTTGATTCGCTTGGAGTTCCACTTTGGACAATCCCGATCGGACCAGCCGCAAGCGAGAATGCTTCGCGAGACGTGGCAATCGACGCGCTCAACGATAGCTTTCAGATGTTCGCCGGCAACCAAATCCAGATTGACTTCCAAGTTCGCACACGAGGCTTGGCGGGCATCGATGTCCCGATACGAGTGTCTTGGATGGATGAACAAGGCAACTTGGACGAGGTTGCCACTCGACAAGCAAGATCCGACCGCGCCACTGACTTGCTTTCGATGAGCATTCCCGTCATGGCCCCTGAGCCTGGGACCTATCGCTTGATCGTGCAAGCGGATCCGCAAGACGGAGAGAACGTAACCACCAACAATCGCCAAATTGCCTTCGTCGATGTTCGCGAAGGTGGTGGTCGCGTTCTTTACATTGAGGGTTCGCTTCGCCAGGAATATGCTTTCTTGAGACGATCGCTGCGACGATTTCCCGACCTCGACCTGACCGCTCGTTGGATTCCTGAAGACACTCGATCCGCTTGGCCCGTAGACCTGCAAGATTTTTTCAAACCTGGCCGATTTGATGTCTACATCATTGGCGACCTTGACGCGTCCGCGATCAGCACCCAGCAATGGACGGAGCTGGCGAAATCGGTAGAAGCGGGTGCGGGCTTAGTAACGCTAGGTGGTTTTCATACGTACGACGTGGGCGGTTACGCCGATTCACCGCTCGCCGCAGTGCTTCCGATCGAGATGGATGCTGCACGGCGTCGAGCGTTCTCGGCCGACGTTGACCCCGAGACGCAAATCGAAGGCGCCGTCCAGATACGGCTCGCCCGTTCACACCCTATCACCGATCTCGGTGGCTCCACTCCGGCGGAAACTTGGCAAACGCTGCCGCCGCAACTGGGTGCCAACCGATGGATCGGCGCCAAGGTTGCCGCTGGAGTCGATACGCTGCTGCAGACTTCCAATGAAGAACCATTGATGGTTGTCGGCGGGTATGGCCGCGGCCGCGTTGCCTCGATCGCTTTCGATTCGACATGGCGTTGGTGGCGAGCCGGGCGGTCAGAAGCTCATCGTCGATTCTGGCGACAAGTGATGTTGTGGTTACTTTCGCGAGATGAATCCGGTGGCGACAAAATCTTACTGCAGCTTGATTCGCGGCGATTCACTGGCGATGCGGCGCCGCAATTCAATGCGTCAATTGAGTCGCTGGGTGCCGACCAGCAAGACATCGAACTCGTGGCTGAAGTGATCGCGAGCGAAGCGGACCAGGAACCTCAACCGATCGCATCAACACGAATCGCTCGAGGTGAATCGTCAGGGATGGCGATTTCAGGTGAAGTTCCTGAATTGCCACCGGGCATCTACAAACTGAGAGTTCGGACCCGATCAGCGAGAAACGACATCGAGGCGGCCGAGTTGGCGTTCCAGGTGATCGACCAAAGTCTCGAACTGACGCGTCCCATGGCGGACCCGGTGTTTCTGAATCAACTTGCCAATCAAACCGTCGACCAAGGTGGGCGATCCTTTTCGCCAAGTGAAATCGACGAATTGCTCGAAACGATCCAGGCTCGCCGAAAAAAGGCCGAAACGCCAATGGTGAACAAAGCTCGGCTCGGCGATGGCCCTCGCACTGGGTGGCCTTTGTTCATCATTTTTGCCGCTGCGCTTTCCACGGAGTGGTTTCTGCGACGACGATGGAACTTGGCCTAG
- a CDS encoding SseB family protein — MSDDTNAFLNAIAEKDPAKIRELMAKAEFVLISMSDGNEDEDDDGGGALTAEIDGHEALVIFTSEELAGQFVNEQEDLFEDTEEVEGLVVEGEALLEYLPEGFGMLIDPEFESSEMIEPELAALIVAAQG; from the coding sequence ATGTCCGACGATACCAACGCGTTCCTAAATGCGATTGCCGAGAAAGACCCCGCCAAGATCCGTGAACTGATGGCGAAGGCTGAATTCGTTCTGATCAGCATGTCCGACGGAAATGAGGACGAAGATGATGATGGCGGCGGAGCACTGACCGCCGAAATCGACGGCCACGAGGCACTCGTGATCTTCACCAGCGAAGAACTTGCTGGTCAGTTTGTCAACGAGCAAGAAGACCTGTTCGAAGACACCGAAGAAGTCGAAGGGCTTGTCGTTGAAGGCGAAGCTCTGCTGGAATACTTGCCGGAAGGGTTCGGCATGCTGATCGACCCAGAATTTGAATCATCAGAGATGATCGAACCGGAACTGGCCGCCTTGATCGTTGCAGCCCAGGGTTAG
- a CDS encoding Fpg/Nei family DNA glycosylase: protein MPEGHKTHFIARQHTGMLADQKLQVTSPQGRFAADARKVSGKVLDRVEAVGKHMFYHFDNKAIVQVHLGRYGKFRELPSPPPSPVGQVRMRLKGDSTTFDLTGPTTCRVIDGDMRDEIVAKLGPDPLAGGKKSDVWAAFHKSNKPIGGLLLDQSVVAGVGNIFRAEVLFETRLDPEIVGRDLSQSSFDELWRSLTKMMKTGLKYGKIISVTAKEAGMPLAKIDGKDRFRVYGKKSCPRCNSAIQTVEVAARKLYVCQSCQRKKS from the coding sequence ATGCCCGAAGGACATAAAACTCACTTCATCGCTCGGCAACATACGGGCATGCTTGCCGACCAGAAGCTTCAAGTCACCAGCCCCCAGGGACGATTTGCTGCCGACGCTAGAAAGGTATCGGGCAAAGTTCTTGATCGAGTCGAGGCGGTGGGCAAGCACATGTTCTACCACTTCGACAACAAGGCGATCGTGCAAGTCCACCTGGGTCGTTATGGCAAGTTCCGTGAATTACCCTCACCCCCGCCTTCGCCCGTGGGCCAAGTGCGAATGCGACTCAAAGGCGATTCCACGACGTTTGATTTGACCGGCCCCACCACGTGCCGGGTGATCGACGGTGACATGCGCGACGAAATTGTTGCCAAGCTCGGCCCGGATCCGCTGGCCGGTGGAAAAAAGTCCGATGTCTGGGCAGCGTTTCACAAAAGCAACAAACCGATTGGTGGATTGCTGCTCGACCAATCCGTAGTGGCCGGCGTCGGAAACATCTTTCGCGCCGAAGTGTTATTTGAAACGAGGCTCGACCCTGAAATCGTTGGCCGTGATCTTTCTCAATCATCGTTTGATGAGCTGTGGCGATCACTCACAAAAATGATGAAGACGGGTTTGAAGTACGGAAAAATCATTAGCGTCACCGCCAAAGAAGCCGGCATGCCTTTAGCAAAGATCGACGGCAAAGATCGCTTTCGAGTCTACGGCAAGAAGTCATGCCCTCGATGTAACTCGGCGATCCAAACCGTCGAGGTTGCCGCAAGGAAGCTGTACGTTTGCCAAAGCTGCCAACGCAAGAAATCCTAG